One part of the Sporosarcina ureae genome encodes these proteins:
- a CDS encoding glycerol-3-phosphate responsive antiterminator, with amino-acid sequence MSFHNQKVLPAARTLKQFEKLLESPFEYIVLLEVHISNLKTVKQEAEKRCKKLIIHADLIQGLKTDNYAADFLCNDIRPAGIISTRSNMIMKAKSKNILAIQRMFLLDTIALEKSYSLIDQTAPDFIEMLPGVIPELIEEVYERTGIPIINGGLIRTKQHIEDALAAGAVAVTTSDNQLWESFT; translated from the coding sequence ATGTCCTTTCATAACCAAAAAGTATTGCCAGCAGCACGTACACTAAAACAATTTGAAAAACTACTGGAGAGTCCGTTCGAGTATATCGTTTTACTTGAAGTGCATATAAGTAATTTAAAAACTGTTAAGCAAGAAGCGGAAAAACGTTGTAAGAAACTCATAATTCACGCGGACTTGATACAAGGTCTCAAAACAGATAATTATGCAGCTGATTTTTTATGTAATGATATTCGACCTGCAGGCATTATATCTACACGATCGAATATGATCATGAAAGCAAAATCCAAAAACATTCTTGCGATCCAGCGTATGTTTTTACTCGATACTATTGCGTTGGAGAAAAGCTACTCTCTTATTGATCAAACAGCTCCCGATTTCATCGAGATGCTTCCAGGTGTCATCCCTGAACTTATCGAAGAAGTCTATGAGCGCACAGGTATACCAATCATTAATGGTGGACTTATTCGTACGAAACAACATATTGAGGATGCACTCGCAGCAGGAGCCGTAGCGGTAACTACATCAGATAATCAATTATGGGAGTCCTTTACGTGA
- a CDS encoding MIP/aquaporin family protein, whose translation MTAFTGELIGTMILILFGGGVVGGVALNKSKAMSGGWIVVTVGWGLAVTLGVYAVGQASGAHLNPAVTIGFATIGNFPWADVPMYLLAQMIGAILGAVLVYFHYLPHWKETEDPTAKRDVFATTPAIYNPLSNVTSEIIGTFILVLGLLSIGANEFTEGLNPLIVGALIIAIGLSLGGTTGYAINPARDLGPRIAHAFLPIAGKGPSGWKYAWIPVVGPIIGGTFGALFYKQFFVGENSVTFWLIGAIILAILLAAQFSIRKVTVQSAIQTQSTKATID comes from the coding sequence ATGACAGCTTTTACAGGCGAATTGATCGGCACTATGATTTTAATTTTATTTGGTGGTGGCGTAGTAGGTGGCGTAGCGTTGAACAAGTCTAAAGCAATGAGTGGAGGATGGATTGTTGTCACTGTCGGTTGGGGACTTGCGGTTACACTTGGCGTATACGCAGTAGGTCAAGCAAGCGGTGCACATTTAAATCCAGCAGTCACGATTGGTTTTGCGACTATTGGAAACTTCCCTTGGGCGGACGTTCCCATGTATCTGTTGGCACAAATGATTGGGGCCATCCTTGGAGCGGTATTGGTCTACTTCCACTACTTACCCCATTGGAAAGAAACAGAGGATCCGACGGCAAAACGGGATGTATTCGCTACTACACCTGCCATTTACAATCCCCTATCAAATGTCACGAGCGAAATAATCGGGACATTCATTTTAGTACTTGGCTTATTATCAATTGGCGCCAATGAGTTTACTGAAGGACTTAATCCGTTAATTGTTGGGGCTTTAATCATCGCCATTGGTTTATCACTTGGTGGCACAACTGGCTATGCGATTAATCCTGCACGCGATCTCGGCCCAAGAATTGCACATGCTTTTCTTCCCATTGCAGGCAAAGGACCATCAGGATGGAAGTATGCATGGATTCCAGTAGTGGGTCCGATTATCGGCGGTACATTCGGAGCATTATTCTACAAGCAGTTTTTCGTAGGAGAAAACAGTGTTACGTTTTGGCTAATTGGAGCAATTATCCTGGCGATTCTTCTTGCTGCCCAGTTCTCCATACGCAAAGTAACTGTACAATCAGCAATACAAACACAGTCAACAAAAGCAACGATTGACTAA